The following proteins are encoded in a genomic region of Pseudomonas saponiphila:
- a CDS encoding asparaginase produces MKSAFKSFAPGALALLLLLPAALQAKEAETQQKLANVVVLATGGTIAGAGASAANSATYQAAKVGIEQLIAGIPELNQLANVRGEQVMQIASESITNENLLQLGRRVAELADSKDVDGIVITHGTDTLEETAYFLNLVEKTDKPIVVVGSMRPGTAMSADGMLNLYNAVAVAGSKNARGKGVLVTMNDEIQSGRDVSKMINIKTEAFKSPWGPLGMVVEGKSYWFRLPAKRHTMDSEFDIKNIKSLPDVEIAYGYGNVSDTAYKALAQGGAKAIIHAGTGNGSVSSRVVPALQELRKNGVQIIRSSHVNAGGFVLRNAEQPDDKYDWVVAHDLNPQKARILAMVALTKTQDSKELQRMFWEY; encoded by the coding sequence ATGAAATCTGCCTTCAAATCCTTCGCCCCGGGCGCTTTGGCCCTCCTCCTGCTTCTGCCTGCCGCTCTGCAGGCCAAAGAAGCTGAAACCCAGCAGAAACTCGCCAACGTCGTAGTCCTCGCCACCGGCGGCACTATCGCCGGCGCCGGCGCCAGCGCGGCCAACAGCGCCACCTATCAGGCGGCCAAGGTCGGTATCGAACAACTGATCGCCGGCATCCCGGAACTGAACCAGCTGGCCAACGTGCGTGGCGAGCAGGTCATGCAGATCGCCTCGGAAAGCATCACCAACGAAAACCTGCTGCAATTGGGTCGCCGCGTTGCCGAACTGGCCGACAGCAAGGACGTTGATGGCATCGTCATCACCCACGGCACCGACACCCTGGAAGAAACCGCCTATTTCCTCAACCTGGTGGAAAAGACCGACAAGCCAATCGTAGTGGTCGGCTCCATGCGCCCAGGCACCGCCATGTCCGCTGACGGCATGCTCAACCTGTACAACGCCGTGGCCGTCGCCGGCAGCAAGAATGCTCGCGGCAAAGGCGTACTGGTGACCATGAACGATGAAATCCAGTCCGGCCGCGATGTCAGCAAAATGATCAACATCAAGACCGAAGCCTTCAAGAGCCCATGGGGCCCGCTGGGCATGGTGGTGGAAGGCAAATCCTACTGGTTCCGCCTGCCGGCCAAGCGCCACACCATGGATTCGGAATTCGACATCAAGAACATCAAGAGCCTGCCTGACGTAGAAATCGCCTACGGCTATGGCAACGTCAGCGACACAGCCTACAAAGCCCTGGCCCAGGGCGGCGCCAAAGCCATCATCCACGCCGGCACCGGCAACGGTTCGGTGTCTTCCCGTGTAGTCCCCGCCCTGCAGGAACTGCGCAAGAACGGTGTACAGATCATCCGCTCTTCCCACGTCAATGCCGGTGGCTTCGTCCTGCGCAACGCCGAACAACCTGACGACAAGTACGACTGGGTCGTGGCTCATGACCTGAACCCGCAGAAAGCCCGCATCCTGGCCATGGTCGCCCTGACCAAGACTCAGGACAGCAAGGAACTGCAACGCATGTTCTGGGAATACTGA
- a CDS encoding DUF1654 domain-containing protein: MFVQLNKDCSVATTQTPLSSYERLGVRIQKIINSPTAQKAKAALIFRLADEPQDEWERLLEEIAENDNVTLAYRDDGGVQIFWVVPKED, translated from the coding sequence ATGTTCGTACAGCTTAATAAGGATTGTTCCGTGGCCACGACCCAAACGCCCCTCAGTTCCTACGAACGCCTGGGTGTACGCATCCAGAAAATCATCAACTCCCCCACCGCACAGAAAGCCAAGGCCGCGCTGATCTTCCGCCTCGCCGACGAACCCCAGGACGAGTGGGAGCGCCTGCTGGAAGAAATCGCCGAAAACGACAACGTTACCCTCGCCTATCGCGACGACGGCGGCGTGCAGATTTTCTGGGTTGTGCCGAAGGAAGACTGA
- a CDS encoding endonuclease produces MSVRCFALLLLFLACTAQADAPRTFSEAKKVAWKLYAPQSTEFYCGCKYTGNRVNLAACGYVPRKNAKRAERIEWEHIVPAWQIGHQRQCWQQGGRKNCTRTDTVYQRAEADLHNLVPSIGEVNGDRSNFSFGWLPEQSGQYGSCLTQVDFKAKKVMPRPSIRGMIARTYFYMSKQYGLRLSKQDLQLFEAWNKTYPVQDWERQRNQSVACVMGRGNEFVGAVNLKACG; encoded by the coding sequence ATGAGTGTTCGTTGTTTTGCCCTGCTGTTGCTGTTTCTCGCCTGTACCGCCCAAGCCGATGCGCCCCGTACCTTCAGCGAAGCCAAGAAGGTCGCCTGGAAGCTCTATGCCCCACAATCCACCGAGTTCTATTGCGGCTGCAAGTACACCGGCAATCGGGTGAACCTGGCGGCCTGCGGCTACGTACCGCGCAAGAACGCCAAACGCGCCGAACGCATCGAGTGGGAACACATAGTGCCGGCCTGGCAGATCGGCCATCAGCGCCAGTGCTGGCAGCAAGGCGGACGCAAGAACTGCACGCGCACCGATACGGTCTATCAGCGCGCCGAAGCCGACCTGCACAACCTGGTACCGAGCATTGGCGAAGTGAATGGCGACCGCAGCAACTTCAGCTTCGGCTGGCTGCCGGAGCAATCGGGCCAGTACGGTTCGTGCCTGACCCAGGTCGACTTCAAGGCCAAGAAGGTCATGCCACGGCCGTCGATTCGCGGCATGATTGCCCGCACCTACTTCTACATGAGCAAGCAGTACGGCCTGCGCCTGTCGAAGCAGGACCTCCAGCTCTTCGAAGCCTGGAACAAGACCTACCCGGTGCAAGACTGGGAACGCCAGCGCAATCAGAGCGTGGCCTGTGTCATGGGGCGCGGCAATGAGTTCGTCGGCGCGGTCAACCTCAAGGCCTGCGGCTGA
- a CDS encoding penicillin-binding protein activator LpoB: MMMAVLALAGCGEGKQVEANKTAAAQVQPVQASNAPQWDVLVGSELPQAVSDLTGWLIEHGIISNVLTVGGKRLVVVGPFASQAEAEAKKNEVIEKLVKAKKRDIDVTVIEHQTAQ; this comes from the coding sequence ATGATGATGGCGGTGCTGGCCTTGGCCGGATGCGGCGAAGGCAAGCAGGTCGAAGCAAACAAGACTGCGGCGGCGCAGGTTCAACCGGTTCAGGCGTCCAACGCGCCGCAGTGGGATGTGCTGGTGGGCAGCGAGTTGCCTCAGGCGGTAAGCGATCTGACCGGCTGGCTGATCGAGCACGGGATCATTTCCAATGTGCTGACCGTTGGGGGCAAGCGCCTGGTGGTGGTCGGTCCGTTTGCTTCCCAGGCCGAAGCCGAGGCCAAGAAGAATGAAGTGATCGAAAAGCTGGTCAAGGCCAAGAAGCGCGATATCGACGTCACTGTCATCGAGCATCAAACCGCGCAATAA
- the csrA gene encoding carbon storage regulator CsrA encodes MLILTRKVGESINIGDDITITILGVSGQQVRIGINAPKDVAVHREEIYQRIQAGLTAPDKRETP; translated from the coding sequence ATGCTGATACTCACCCGCAAAGTCGGTGAAAGCATAAACATCGGTGACGACATTACGATCACCATCCTCGGCGTCAGCGGCCAACAGGTCCGCATCGGAATCAACGCGCCAAAAGATGTCGCGGTACACCGCGAAGAAATCTATCAACGCATTCAGGCCGGACTCACTGCCCCGGACAAGCGCGAAACCCCTTGA
- a CDS encoding VOC family protein, with translation MFQMNNLVPEMLVSHLERSLCFYRDTLGFKVEYQRPEHFFAFLSFNGGQLMLEQDDQEESEWRVGPLQAPFGRGMNLSIECPDIRQLALALKQAGIALRRDIQECWYRHDELLHGELNLLVQDPDGYLLRFTEDLGFKPVEPSAGA, from the coding sequence ATGTTTCAAATGAATAACCTGGTTCCGGAAATGCTGGTCAGCCATCTGGAACGCAGCCTGTGTTTTTACCGCGATACCCTGGGTTTCAAGGTGGAGTATCAGCGTCCCGAACATTTCTTTGCCTTTCTTTCATTCAACGGTGGGCAATTGATGCTGGAACAGGATGATCAGGAGGAGTCGGAGTGGCGGGTAGGCCCCTTGCAGGCACCCTTTGGTCGCGGCATGAACCTGTCCATCGAGTGCCCGGATATTCGCCAGCTGGCATTGGCGCTGAAGCAGGCCGGTATCGCCTTGCGCAGGGACATCCAGGAATGCTGGTATCGCCATGATGAGTTGCTGCATGGTGAATTGAACCTGCTGGTGCAGGATCCTGATGGCTACCTGCTGCGGTTTACCGAGGACCTGGGGTTCAAGCCGGTGGAGCCGTCAGCAGGCGCCTGA
- a CDS encoding carbohydrate-binding protein, which yields MNKIDFTSIKTQPADAASLMPSIAGKKILMGFWHNWAAGPADGYQQGHFANLNLLDVPKEYNVVAVAFMKGHGIPTFKPYNLSDEEFRRQVGVLNSQGRAVLISLGGADAHIELHKGNEQPLASEIIRLVETYGFDGLDIDLEQSAIDFADNKSVLPAALKLVKDHYAGQGKHFIISMAPEFPYLTSNGKYVAYLQALEGYYDFVAPQYYNQGGDGLWVQEVNGGQGAWIAQNNDAMKEDFLFYLTDSLASGTRGFTRIAADKLVIGLPSNVDAAATGYVIEPAALNNAFRRLQESGHAIKGLMTWSVNWDAGVNRQGVHYDWEFRNRYAPLIHGNGGEPERPGAPGNLLVQGTTRSSVSLSWGASGGRLPVEFYTLYRDGNAVGKTATAAYEDKGLNADTQYSYFVTATDTQGRESLPSRSLSVRTAGGVVDPSFPEWRTSQRYMREEGVTYEGNRYLCLQEHTSNPGWTPSVAFTLWSKVLLERHA from the coding sequence ATGAATAAAATTGACTTTACATCGATCAAGACTCAGCCCGCGGATGCCGCATCTCTGATGCCGAGCATTGCCGGCAAGAAGATCCTCATGGGCTTCTGGCACAACTGGGCCGCCGGTCCTGCTGATGGTTACCAGCAGGGGCACTTCGCCAATCTCAATCTGCTGGATGTGCCCAAGGAATATAACGTGGTGGCGGTGGCCTTCATGAAGGGGCACGGCATTCCTACGTTCAAGCCTTACAACCTGTCGGATGAAGAGTTCCGGCGTCAGGTGGGCGTGCTCAATAGCCAGGGGCGGGCGGTGCTGATCTCTCTGGGCGGCGCCGATGCGCATATCGAATTGCACAAGGGCAACGAGCAGCCCCTGGCCAGCGAGATCATCCGCTTGGTGGAGACTTACGGTTTCGATGGCCTGGATATCGATCTGGAGCAGAGCGCTATCGACTTCGCTGACAACAAGAGCGTGTTGCCGGCCGCGCTGAAGCTGGTGAAGGATCATTACGCCGGCCAGGGCAAGCACTTCATCATCAGCATGGCCCCCGAGTTTCCGTACCTGACCAGCAATGGCAAATACGTGGCGTACCTGCAGGCCCTGGAGGGCTACTACGACTTTGTCGCGCCGCAGTATTACAACCAGGGCGGCGATGGGCTCTGGGTGCAGGAGGTCAATGGCGGGCAGGGGGCGTGGATCGCCCAGAACAACGACGCCATGAAGGAGGACTTTCTGTTCTACCTGACCGACAGCCTGGCCTCGGGTACGCGTGGTTTCACCCGGATTGCCGCGGACAAGCTGGTGATCGGTTTGCCGAGCAACGTCGATGCGGCAGCCACCGGATATGTCATCGAACCTGCGGCGTTGAACAATGCGTTCAGGCGCTTGCAGGAGAGTGGGCACGCCATCAAGGGCTTGATGACCTGGTCGGTGAACTGGGACGCCGGAGTCAATCGGCAGGGCGTGCATTACGACTGGGAATTCCGCAACCGTTACGCACCGTTGATCCATGGTAATGGCGGCGAGCCGGAGAGGCCCGGGGCGCCGGGCAATCTGCTGGTGCAGGGGACCACTCGCAGCAGCGTCAGCTTGAGTTGGGGAGCTTCCGGCGGCCGGCTGCCGGTGGAGTTCTATACCCTGTACCGCGATGGCAATGCGGTGGGCAAGACGGCGACTGCAGCCTATGAGGACAAGGGGCTGAATGCGGATACTCAGTACAGCTACTTTGTCACGGCTACTGACACTCAGGGCCGGGAATCCTTGCCCAGCCGCAGCTTGAGCGTCAGGACCGCGGGAGGTGTGGTCGATCCGAGCTTTCCCGAGTGGCGTACCAGCCAGCGCTACATGAGGGAGGAAGGCGTGACTTATGAAGGCAATCGCTATCTCTGCCTTCAGGAGCACACCTCCAACCCGGGGTGGACGCCTTCCGTGGCATTCACGTTATGGAGCAAGGTGCTGCTGGAGCGTCATGCTTGA
- a CDS encoding lytic polysaccharide monooxygenase auxiliary activity family 9 protein yields MNKPQAQLKHGRIVSPSSRGSVAVELGLLGTWQVNEMEGGKNFPSLVAGPFPKPYDSDVASVVPPADGHILSGGKVDERDCINFTNDEMSKKLNRAFNWPLLSVDPGQVFRVQWEYTAPHVTRGYSWFITKDGWDPKQRISRAQLEPKAFYQDFYTEVPFDKFGSVLKAKTHHEVVLPKNKKGHHVVVLLWIVANTGNGFYQAFDLDFK; encoded by the coding sequence ATGAATAAGCCACAAGCTCAACTTAAACATGGCCGCATCGTGTCGCCTTCCAGTCGTGGCTCGGTCGCGGTGGAACTGGGTCTGCTGGGGACCTGGCAGGTGAATGAGATGGAAGGAGGAAAAAATTTCCCGTCTCTGGTTGCCGGCCCTTTCCCGAAACCCTACGACAGCGATGTGGCAAGCGTCGTACCACCCGCAGACGGTCATATTCTCAGCGGTGGCAAGGTTGATGAGCGCGACTGCATCAACTTCACCAACGATGAGATGTCGAAGAAACTCAACCGTGCATTCAACTGGCCGCTGCTCAGTGTCGATCCGGGGCAAGTCTTTCGCGTGCAGTGGGAATACACCGCACCTCACGTTACCCGTGGTTATAGCTGGTTCATCACCAAAGATGGCTGGGACCCGAAGCAGCGTATCAGTCGTGCACAACTGGAACCCAAGGCTTTTTATCAGGACTTTTATACTGAAGTTCCATTCGACAAGTTTGGCTCGGTGCTGAAGGCCAAGACCCATCATGAAGTTGTACTGCCGAAAAACAAGAAAGGCCATCATGTTGTGGTGTTGCTGTGGATCGTTGCCAATACTGGCAACGGGTTCTATCAGGCGTTCGATCTGGACTTCAAGTAA
- the istB gene encoding IS21-like element IS1474 family helper ATPase IstB, with protein sequence MMPQHTLNQLHQLRLDGMARALEEQWTLPASHSLSFDERLGLLLDRELAWRDNQRLVRLRKKAKLKYANACLEDLDRRTGRALDERLIATLASGDWIRQQHNLLLTGPTGAGKTWLACALGNQACRQGYSTLYLRTPRLLEQLRIAHGDGSFGRTLQQLAKVDVLVLDDWALAPLEEGARHDLLEVIDDRAGSRSTILTSQLPIEHWHGWINDPTLADAILDRLVHNAYRLTMKGESLRRKKAEEQAAS encoded by the coding sequence ATGATGCCGCAACACACCCTGAATCAACTGCACCAGCTACGCCTGGACGGCATGGCCCGCGCCCTGGAAGAGCAATGGACGCTGCCGGCCAGCCACAGCCTGAGCTTCGATGAACGCCTCGGCCTACTGCTCGACCGCGAACTGGCCTGGCGTGACAACCAGCGCCTGGTACGGCTGCGCAAGAAGGCCAAGCTCAAGTACGCCAACGCCTGCCTGGAAGATCTCGACCGCCGCACCGGACGCGCCCTGGACGAGCGTCTGATCGCCACCCTGGCCAGTGGCGACTGGATCCGCCAGCAGCACAACCTGCTGCTGACCGGCCCGACCGGTGCCGGCAAAACCTGGCTGGCCTGCGCCCTGGGCAACCAGGCCTGCCGCCAGGGCTATAGCACCCTGTACCTGCGCACCCCGCGCCTGCTGGAACAACTGCGCATCGCTCATGGCGACGGCAGCTTCGGCCGTACCCTGCAACAGCTGGCAAAGGTCGACGTCCTGGTGCTGGACGACTGGGCGCTAGCCCCGCTGGAGGAAGGAGCCCGGCATGACCTGCTGGAGGTGATCGACGACCGCGCTGGCAGCCGCTCCACCATCCTGACGAGCCAACTGCCCATCGAGCACTGGCACGGCTGGATCAACGACCCGACCCTGGCCGATGCCATCCTCGACCGCCTGGTGCACAACGCCTACCGACTGACGATGAAAGGCGAGTCGCTGCGCCGAAAAAAAGCCGAGGAACAAGCCGCATCGTGA
- the istA gene encoding IS21 family transposase, translated as MAAPRVAMRNIKECLRLKFEAGLSHEKIARALQLSKGVVSKYIAAARVAGLDWPALVAMDEAALAAALFAPTSTNKPRGERVLPDVLSIHRELRRKGVTLQLLWEEYLAAHAGQPTYRYTQFVEHYRRYAQTLKRSMRQLHRAGEKLFIDYAGPTLPVVDPATGEVRRAHIFVAALGASNYTYACATPGETQVDWLTSLGQALTYFGGVPEMVVPDNPRALVAQPDRYEPGLNRATLECARHYQTVILPARPRKPQDKAKAEVAVQVVERWIMARLRHRQFFSLHALNQAIAELLEDLNRRPFKRLDGCRRDWFERLDRPALRALPVHPYEVATFKRCKVSIDYHIEVNGSFYSVPSALARQNVDVRLTAHTLEVLHGNRRVASHLLLGRRGAYSTQREHMPAAHQAHREWTPQRLLDWGARIGPYTRQLIDHQLTHKPHPEMGYRACLGLLSLARRYGNARLEAAAERAVHLRAFTGRSVRNLLQQGLDQQPLPQRAAETTLPGDHENVRGADYYQPPQQELFDDAATHPESTAPATPGRHGPRPGRAMDAAGQPQPELR; from the coding sequence ATGGCGGCGCCGCGAGTAGCCATGCGAAACATCAAAGAATGTCTGCGCCTCAAGTTTGAGGCCGGCTTGTCCCACGAGAAGATTGCCCGTGCCTTGCAGCTGTCCAAGGGCGTGGTTAGCAAGTACATCGCGGCGGCGCGGGTGGCCGGGCTGGACTGGCCGGCGCTGGTGGCCATGGACGAGGCCGCGCTGGCGGCCGCCTTGTTTGCACCGACGTCGACGAACAAGCCGCGCGGTGAGCGAGTGCTGCCCGATGTGCTGAGCATCCACCGCGAGTTGCGACGCAAGGGCGTGACCTTGCAGCTGCTGTGGGAGGAATATCTCGCCGCGCATGCGGGCCAGCCGACCTACCGCTACACCCAGTTCGTCGAGCACTACCGGCGCTACGCCCAGACGCTCAAACGTTCGATGCGTCAGCTGCACCGTGCGGGCGAGAAGCTATTCATCGACTATGCCGGGCCGACGCTGCCGGTGGTCGACCCGGCCACCGGCGAAGTGCGCCGGGCGCACATCTTCGTCGCCGCCCTGGGCGCCTCGAATTACACCTATGCCTGCGCGACGCCAGGCGAAACCCAGGTGGACTGGCTGACCTCGCTGGGCCAGGCTCTGACCTACTTTGGCGGCGTGCCGGAAATGGTTGTGCCGGACAATCCGCGCGCCCTGGTCGCCCAGCCGGATCGCTACGAGCCGGGCCTGAACCGGGCCACGCTGGAGTGCGCGCGTCATTACCAGACGGTGATCCTGCCGGCACGGCCACGCAAGCCTCAGGACAAGGCCAAGGCCGAGGTGGCGGTGCAGGTGGTCGAGCGCTGGATCATGGCGCGGCTGCGCCATCGGCAGTTCTTCAGCCTGCATGCGCTTAACCAGGCCATCGCCGAGCTGCTGGAGGATCTGAATCGGCGCCCGTTCAAGCGGCTCGATGGCTGCCGGCGCGACTGGTTCGAGCGCCTGGATCGCCCGGCCTTGCGAGCGCTGCCGGTGCATCCCTACGAGGTCGCCACCTTCAAGCGCTGCAAGGTCAGCATCGACTACCACATCGAGGTCAATGGCAGCTTCTACAGCGTGCCCTCCGCCCTGGCCCGGCAGAACGTGGACGTGCGACTGACGGCACACACCCTGGAAGTGCTGCATGGCAACCGGCGGGTGGCCAGCCACCTGCTGCTGGGGCGACGCGGCGCTTACAGTACCCAGCGCGAGCACATGCCCGCGGCGCACCAGGCGCATCGCGAATGGACGCCACAACGCCTGCTCGACTGGGGCGCGCGGATCGGCCCCTACACGCGCCAACTGATCGATCACCAACTGACCCACAAGCCGCACCCGGAGATGGGCTACCGCGCCTGCCTCGGCCTGCTCTCGCTGGCCCGGCGCTATGGCAATGCACGCCTGGAAGCCGCTGCCGAACGTGCCGTACACCTGCGCGCCTTCACCGGGCGCAGCGTGCGCAACCTGCTCCAGCAAGGCCTGGATCAACAGCCGCTGCCCCAGCGTGCCGCCGAAACGACCTTACCCGGCGACCACGAGAACGTCCGTGGCGCCGACTACTACCAACCCCCGCAACAGGAGCTGTTCGATGATGCCGCAACACACCCTGAATCAACTGCACCAGCTACGCCTGGACGGCATGGCCCGCGCCCTGGAAGAGCAATGGACGCTGCCGGCCAGCCACAGCCTGAGCTTCGATGA
- the prfH gene encoding peptide chain release factor H, whose translation MLLLQLSCAQGPAECELAVTKALQLLYREAEAQGVRASLVEQVAGQGRGTYRSVLVSLDGEQAARLAERWTGTLLWTCKSPYRPGYKRKNWYFAGQLFKAPEDSMDGTIRFEAMRASGPGGQHVNTTDSAVRATHLASGISVRVQSERSQHDNKRVARLLILQRLADRQQQSAEALRLQRRHAHHSVERGNPVRSFNGDGFTPQN comes from the coding sequence ATGCTGCTGTTACAGCTGTCTTGCGCCCAGGGGCCCGCCGAGTGCGAACTGGCGGTGACCAAGGCCCTGCAACTCCTGTATCGCGAAGCCGAGGCACAAGGCGTGCGCGCCAGCCTCGTCGAGCAGGTAGCTGGCCAAGGCCGGGGCACCTACAGATCGGTACTGGTCAGCCTTGACGGCGAACAGGCTGCACGACTGGCCGAACGCTGGACCGGCACCCTGCTATGGACCTGCAAGAGCCCCTATCGCCCTGGATACAAACGCAAGAACTGGTATTTCGCCGGCCAACTGTTCAAGGCTCCAGAGGACAGCATGGACGGCACCATCCGCTTTGAAGCCATGCGTGCATCAGGCCCGGGCGGGCAACATGTGAACACCACGGACTCTGCGGTGCGCGCCACGCACCTGGCCAGTGGTATCAGCGTGAGAGTGCAGTCAGAACGCAGCCAGCACGACAACAAGCGCGTTGCGCGCCTACTGATTCTGCAACGCCTGGCAGATCGGCAACAGCAATCTGCCGAGGCGCTGCGCCTGCAACGCCGCCATGCCCACCACAGCGTTGAGCGCGGTAACCCGGTGCGCAGCTTCAACGGTGACGGGTTCACCCCTCAGAACTGA